One window of the Trifolium pratense cultivar HEN17-A07 linkage group LG2, ARS_RC_1.1, whole genome shotgun sequence genome contains the following:
- the LOC123906784 gene encoding DNA polymerase lambda, protein MSPKTKKEQSDPHGMFSGMFVFFVAKGVQARRLQIWKQRMVQMGAVIEERFSKRVTHVLAVDSLTILQEFDSHRLSRFKGRVLLYQWLEDSLKSGEKLSEDLYVLKLDSQGKGINEPEKFLDPKPTDRSISCEPHQLQNKKIKSSSEDTEIVNLGSNEDRRENGPLSSTSTASSPGEVESLNYADKRPQHLDAENEASSLPYCPPDQNKKITEIFGKLVNIYRAMGEDRRSFSYHKAISVIEKLPFKIESADQIENLPSIGKSMKDHIQEIITTGKLSKLEHFETDEKVQTISLFGEVWGIGPATALKLYDKGHRTLDDLRNDDSLTNAQKLGLKYFDDIRQRIPRHEVQEMEQILQKVGEDLLPGVTIICGGSYRRGKATCGDIDIIITHPDGTSHKGFLPRFVNRLKDMNFLREDLIFSSHSEEGTDSGVGTYFGFCTYPGRELRHRIDLKVYPRDIYAFGLVAWTGNDVLNRRLRQQAESKGFRLDDTGLFPSTQGSGGKRGTKGTANMKLYTEREVFDFLGVPWLEPHERNL, encoded by the exons ATGTCGCCAAAGACAAAAAAGGAACAATCTGATCCTCATGGAATGTTTTCTGGAATGTTTGTCTTCTTTGTCGCAAAAGGAGTTCAAGCTCGTCGATTACAG ATTTGGAAGCAGAGGATGGTGCAAATGGGTGCTGTTATAGAGGAGCGGTTTTCAAAACGTGTTACTCATGTTTTGGCTGTGGATTCACTTACTATTCTGCAGGAATTTGATAGCCATCGTTTGTCACGTTTTAAAGGG CGAGTTCTCCTTTATCAATGGCTGGAGGACAGCTTGAAATCAGGGGAGAAACTATCTGAGGATCTGTATGTACTGAAGTTGGATTCTCAAGGTAAAGGTATCAATGAACCTGAGAAGTTTTTGGATCCTAAGCCAACTGACAGGAGCATTTCTTGCGAACCTCATCAATTACAGAATAAGAAGATCAAATCATCTTCCGAGGATACAGAAATTGTAAACCTAGGAAGTAATGAAGATAGAAGAGAAAATGGGCCACTTTCATCAACAAGCACGGCAAGCAGTCCTGGTGAAGTTGAGAGTTTAAATTATGCTGATAAAAGACCGCAACACCTTGATGCTGAAAATgaagct TCATCCTTGCCGTACTGCCCACCTGatcaaaacaagaaaattaCCGAAATATTTGGGAAACTTGTGAACATATATAGAG CGATGGGGGAGGACCGGAGATCCTTTAGCTATCACAAGGCTATTTCAGTGATTGAGAAGTTGCCATTTAAAATTGAAAGCGCGGACCAGATAGAAAACCTCCCGTCAATTGGAAAATCAATGAAGGACCAT ATTCAGGAGATAATCACTACTGGGAAGTTATCGAAATTGGAACACTTTGAAACTGATGAAAAG GTGCAAACAATATCCTTATTTGGAGAAGTATGGGGTATAGGTCCAGCCACAGCGTTGAAATTGTATGACAAAGGACATCGTACACTAGATGATCTTAGGAATGATGATTCACTTACGAATGCACAGAAGTTAGGGTTGAAATACTTTGATGATATCAGGCAACGGATTCCACGCCATGAG GTTCAAGAGATGGAACAAATTTTGCAGAAAGTTGGGGAGGATCTCTTGCCTGGG GTTACTATTATTTGTGGAGGATCATATAGACGTGGAAAAGCTACCTGCGGGGACATTGATATCATTATAACACATCCTGATGGAACAAG TCACAAAGGATTTTTGCCCAGGTTTGTAAATCGTTTAAAGGATATGAATTTCCTGAGGGAGGATTTGATTTTCAGTTCTCACAGTGAAGAG GGCACTGATTCTGGTGTTGGCACATACTTTGGTTTTTGCACTTATCCTGGACGGGAGTTGCGACATCGTATTGATTTAAAG GTTTACCCAAGAGACATATATGCTTTCGGACTTGTAGCTTGGACCGGGAATGATGTATTAAATAGGAG GTTGAGACAACAAGCAGAATCTAAAGGATTCAGGCTTGATGATACAGGGTTATTTCCATCCACTCAGGGTTCTGGCGGCAAACgg GGAACAAAAGGTACTGCAAATATGAAGTTGTATACAGAAAGGGAGGTGTTTGATTTCCTGGGCGTTCCTTGGCTTGAACCACATGAAAGAAATCTCTAA
- the LOC123906785 gene encoding UDP-glycosyltransferase 74B1, whose product MGVQSIHNNNVHVLVIPYPAQGHISPLIQFAKRLVSKGIKTTFATTHYTVKSITAPNISVEPISDGFDESGFSQANDVELFLTSFKSNGSKTVSNLIHKYQKTSTPITCIVYDSFLPWALDVAKKHEIYGAAFFTNSAAVCNIFCRIHHGLIEIPVKVDDLPLIVPGIPPLNCRDLPSFIRFPESYPAYMAMKLSQFSNLNLADWMFVNTFQALEGEVMKGLTELFPAKLIGPMVPSAYLDGRIKGDKGYGANLWKPLSEDCINWLETKPSKSVAYISFGSMVSLTQEQIEEIAFGLKESEVNFLWVLRESEQGKLPKGYKDLIKEKGIIVTWCNQLELLAHDAVGCFVTHCGWNSTLESLSLGVPVVCLPQWADQLPDAKFLEEIWEVGVRPKEDENGVVKREEFVLSLKTVMEGERSEVIRKNANEWKKLARDAVSEGGSSDKNIDDFVDQLMNNNKNGHLISGEK is encoded by the exons ATGGGTGTGCAGAGCATTCACAACAACAATGTTCATGTCTTAGTAATCCCATATCCAGCACAAGGACACATAAGTCCACTAATCCAATTCGCTAAGCGATTAGTTTCAAAAGGCATTAAAACAACATTTGCAACAACCCATTACACAGTTAAATCTATAACAGCACCAAACATCTCAGTCGAACCGATCTCAGATGGGTTCGACGAATCAGGCTTTTCACAAGCCAATGATGTTGAACTTTTTCTCACTTCATTTAAATCAAATGGTTCGAAAACAGTCTCAAATCTCATTCATAAATACCAAAAAACTTCAACACCAATCACTTGCATTGTGTATGATTCTTTTCTACCTTGGGCACTTGATGTTGCTAAAAAACATGAGATTTATGGTGCTGCTTTTTTCACTAATTCAGCTGCTGTTTGTAACATTTTTTGTCGTATACATCATGGTTTGATTGAAATTCCTGTTAAGGTTGATGATTTGCCTTTGATTGTTCCTGGTATTCCTCCATTGAATTGTAGAGATCTTCCAAGTTTTATAAGATTTCCAGAAAGTTACCCTGCTTATATGGCTATGAAATTGAGTCAATTCTCTAATTTGAATCTTGCTGATTGGATGTTTGTTAATACCTTTCAAGCTTTAGAAGGAGAG GTTATGAAAGGACTAACTGAGCTATTTCCAGCTAAGTTAATTGGTCCAATGGTTCCTTCTGCTTACTTAGATGGAAGAATCAAAGGAGACAAAGGTTATGGAGCAAATTTATGGAAGCCATTAAGTGAAGATTGCATCAATTGGTTAGAAACAAAACCATCTAAATCAGTTGCATATATTTCCTTTGGAAGCATGGTTTCTTTAACACAAGAACAAATAGAAGAAATAGCTTTTGGATTAAAAGAAAGTGAAGTAAATTTCTTATGGGTTTTAAGAGAATCAGAACAAGGAAAATTACCAAAAGGGTACAAagatttaataaaagaaaagggTATAATAGTAACATGGTGTAACCAACTTGAATTATTGGCACATGATGCTGTTGGATGTTTTGTGACACATTGTGGTTGGAATTCGACACTGGAGAGTTTAAGTCTCGGTGTTCCGGTTGTTTGTTTGCCACAATGGGCTGATCAATTGCCTGATGCAAAATTTttggaagagatttgggaagtAGGCGTGAGGCCAAaagaggatgaaaatggtgttgtgaAGAGGGAAGAATTTGTGTTGAGTTTGAAGACTGTGATGGAAGGTGAAAGAAGTGAAGTTATTAGAAAGAATGCTAATGAATGGAAGAAATTGGCTAGGGATGCTGTTAGTGAAGGTGGTAGTTCTGATAAGAatattgatgattttgttgatcAATTGATGAACAATAATAAGAATGGACATTTGATTAGTGGAGAAAAGTGA